In Lates calcarifer isolate ASB-BC8 linkage group LG23, TLL_Latcal_v3, whole genome shotgun sequence, a single genomic region encodes these proteins:
- the si:dkey-94l16.4 gene encoding transcription factor 20: MEQPPGSVDDLQPQDLSTSSIPTVIDLTRKGEECVLNATSLDTLRMVKGPGWFPNSGTSNSPGLSFSETGSSDIALQSEDHIQPDNAFSHTTVTLSYVSRSHVFSAQDSLSQHSPLYTMPPISKFSLHPTCDPDKGLEESGFPLNQHYLEQVEGPVDLAAQTELLQSLSQAQVGPEDDGGVSLGQEFNGGGEEKEERGVIWENSRGLENGGGVSRLSSGAGAESSPETPTPAAVENKERGDSEVLFLVSKKQDAVVGARDLCSLSREYISPLEDPVSPSATSLDDVEDVFVLPQASSSPSGDNSYPETTEEAAWDGLSTEGAIQPGSGIRDGATRLDSSDKNKQPVHRRKATIEPLIDLTDDLCVSDVLEDKPKTVVPHINGNAKALQRTLKEKKLPLRSSRGTRLEAIVMNINSSRYKVSGCIRSNKKGSASQSAASDSNSTSPKKNDTLSVEKRKSRARPSFSVKTIKQKAVTPVKRGETNNADSCKDSTSDSEILSNSKKSLSSTPPKSPQLAKRSKKEPADVSQPAYSPQSKPAKSKRKPSSPSSENSKKEPALLSHPDPPSVEINVARFSPPPPKSPKKSQGKAKVKATGSRTPPVAKTKAARTPKRRRKKYKGGQSSSMFSPKEPEIKLKYVNYKEEKRELRLDSFSPFVRVERRQSSPSLCTVINYPEEVRTQHRKGQQQQQVQPGGFISAVIPSTSCLQLGRVSMHSQHQRSLVCCLCGQSANAMDLGDLHGPYYPEGYQPSAKTPASVSGLKEDDYSDSDSSSCSVRGRRRRRKCAGPPTPWSFKQKGLLESHRWTGDGTGSPAAKRARSDAGAADVEDWYSPPVLPLEPCEYWLHEDCGIWSAGVFLVKGKVYGLEEAVRVAQETMCSACRDPGATLGCFFKGCPNKYHYRCALESDCVLIEENFSMKCKKHKNKTFKAPPGNRWDDR, translated from the exons ATGGAGCAGCCTCCTGGGAGCGTAGATGATCTACAGCCTCAAGACCTATCCACCTCCAGCATCCCCACTGTGATCGATCTGACCAGGAAAGGTGAGGAATGCGTCCTCAATGCCACATCTCTCGACACCCTGCGGATGGTAAAGGGCCCCGGCTGGTTCCCGAACTCCGGGACCAGCAACAGCCCGGGACTATCCTTCTCAGAGACCGGTTCCTCGGACATTGCGCTCCAGTCCGAGGATCACATCCAACCAGACAATGCCTTCTCCCACACTACAGTCACCCTCTCCTACGTGAGCCGGTCTCACGTCTTCTCCGCTCAAGACTCCCTGTCTCAACACTCGCCTCTGTACACCATGCCACCCATCAGCAAGTTTTCCCTCCACCCTACATGTGATCCAGATAAAGGGCTCGAGGAGTCTGGATTTCCTCTGAACCAGCATTACTTGGAGCAGGTTGAGGGCCCGGTGGACCTCGCCGCTCAGACAGAACTTTTGCAGTCGTTGTCTCAGGCTCAGGTGGGACCAGAGGACGATGGGGGGGTATCTCTAGGGCAGGAGTTTAACGGTGGaggtgaagagaaagaggaacgCGGAGTTATTTGGGAAAACAGCCGGGGGTTGGAGAACGGTGGAGGTGTCAGCCGGTTGAGTTCGGGAGCAGGTGCCGAATCCTCGCCAGAGACTCCCACCCCAGCGGCCGTCGAGAACAAGGAGAGGGGGGACTCCGAGGTGCTCTTCCTTGTGTCAAAAAAGCAGGATGCGGTGGTTGGTGCTAGAGACCTGTGTTCACTGAGCAGGGAGTACATCAGTCCTCTGGAGGACCCCGTCTCCCCCTCTGCTACCTCACTGGACGACGTGGAGGACGTGTTCGTCCTGCCTCAGGCCTCCAGCTCGCCCAGCGGCGACAACTCTTACCCAGAGACGACTGAGGAGGCGGCGTGGGACGGCCTGAGCACAGAGGGGGCCATTCAGCCGGGCTCTGGCATCAGAGACGGCGCCACAAGGTTGGATTCAAGCGATAAAAACAAGCAGCCAGTCCACAGACGGAAGGCCACGATAGAGCCTTTGATTGACTTGACAGATGATCTTTGTGTGTCCGACGTTTTGGAGGACAAACCCAAGACTGTCGTCCCGCACATAAACGGGAACGCAAAGGCACTACAGAGGACTTTAAAGGAGAAGAAGCTGCCGTTACGCTCCAGCAGAGGGACGCGGTTAGAGGCGATTGTTATGAATATAAACTCAAGCAGGTATAAAGTGTCAGGATGTATACGCTCCAATAAGAAAGGCAGTGCTTCCCAATCAGCAGCGAGCGATTCCAACTCAACCAGTCCCAAGAAGAATGACACCCTGTCCgtagagaaaaggaaaagcagagcAAGGCCATCTTTCtcagtgaaaacaataaaacaaaaagcagtaACTCCAGTAAAAAGGGGAGAAACTAATAACGCTGACAGTTGCAAAGACTCTACCTCCGATTCTGAAATCCTCAGTAATTCAAAAAAGTCACTCAGCAGCACACCTCCAAAAAGTCCTCAGCTGGCCAAGAGGTCAAAGAAAGAGCCAGCGGATGTTTCGCAGCCTGCATACTCGCCACAGAGTAAACCTGCAAAGTCAAAGAGGAAACCCTCGTCGCCGTCGAGTGAGAACTCAAAGAAGGAGCCGGCGCTTCTATCTCACCCCGACCCCCCCTCAGTGGAAATTAATGTGGCGAGATTTTCCCCGCCGCCGCCGAAATCTCCAAAGAAAAGTCAAGGGAAAGCCAAAGTCAAGGCTACAGGTAGCAGAACACCTCCCGTCGCTAAGACGAAGGCAGCTCGCACCCCCAAGAGGAGGCGAAAGAAATACAAAGGCGGCCAGTCGTCCTCCATGTTCTCCCCCAAGGAGCCAGAGATCAAACTGAAGTACGTCAACTACAAGGAGGAGAAACGGGAGCTGAGATTGGACAGTTTCTCTCCGTTTGTCCGCGTGGAGCGCCGTCAGTCGTCGCCGTCGCTGTGCACGGTCATCAACTACCCTGAGGAGGTGAGGACGCAGCACAGGAagggccagcagcagcagcaggttcaaCCCGGTGGCTTCATCTCTGCCGTCATACCCAGCACTTCCTGTCTCCAGCTGGGCCGGGTGTCCATGCACAGCCAGCACCAGCGCTCTCTCGTCTGCTGCCTGTGTGGGCAGTCAGCCAACGCCATGGACCTGGGGGACCTCCACGGGCCATACTACCCAGAGGGGTACCAGCCGAGTGCCAAAACGCCAGCGAGTGTGTCAGGCCTCAAGGAGGATGACTACAGCGATTCAGACTCCTCATCCTGCAGCGtcagaggcaggaggagaaggaggaagtgCGCTGGTCCGCCCACGCCTTGGTCTTTCAAGCAGAAGGGCCTCCTGGAGAGCCACAGGTGGACCGGGGACGGCACTGGCAGTCCTGCAGCGAAGCGGGCTCGCTCAGATGCCGGTGCTGCAGATGTGGAGGACTGGTACAGCCCCCCTGTGCTGCCTCTGGAGCCCTGCGAGTACTGGCTCCACGAAGACTGCGGCATCTGGTCCGCTGGAGTTTTCCTCGTGAAGGGCAAAGTCTACGGACTGGAGGAGGCCGTCAGGGTGGCGCAAGAGACG aTGTGTTCGGCGTGCCGTGATCCAGGTGCTACACTGGGCTGCTTCTTCAAAGGTTGTCCCAACAAGTACCACTACAGGTGTGCTCTGGAGTCAG ACTGTGTACTCATTGAAGAAAACTTCTCCATGAAGTGTAAAAAGCACAAG AACAAGACATTCAAAGCCCCTCCAGGGAACAGATGGGATGACAGGTGA
- the bsk146 gene encoding LOW QUALITY PROTEIN: serine/threonine-protein kinase SBK1 (The sequence of the model RefSeq protein was modified relative to this genomic sequence to represent the inferred CDS: deleted 1 base in 1 codon), with product MSSSPLVSRANMDVLDELQLIAAQNLERLEVNKYYEVIRELGKGTYGKVDLVIHKIRGTKMALKFLKKKTTKLKSFLREYSISLYLSPCPFIINMFGIAFETDEYYVFAQEYALAGDLFDIIPPQVGLPEAVAKRCVHQVAIALDYLHCKKLVHRDIKPENILIFDRECRKVKLSDFGMTRRAGSPVKRVSGTIPYTAPELCDVSRHEGFCVDYSTDVWAFGVLLFCMLTGNFPWEKALPSDSFYQEFIRWQRRRTNTVPSQWRRFTEQALRMFRRLLSVEQDRRCSVKEVFGYFSHSWMLDAENNNNNGNGNTGGGGGGERVGGGGGGGGGGGGGVRGEVDGTISSSSSGEEDEELLVERMKQQTLSPLSPLSPLSPMSPVAVERGSGGGGAKGGMMEPGGGHHFVSVSTNSSVSSTNSYDRMPRENSSPGGRMLVATPIEICV from the exons ATGAGTTCCTCTCCGCTGGTGTCCCGAGCCAACATGGACGTCCTGGATGAGCTACAGCTGATCGCAGCCCAGAACCTGGAAAGGCTGGAGGTCAACAAGTACTATGAGGTGATCAGGGAGCTGGGCAAAGGCACCTAT GGCAAGGTGGACCTGGTCATCCACAAGATCAGAG GCACAAAAATGGCTCTGAAGTTCCTGAAGAAGAAGACAACCAAGCTGAAGTCGTTCTTGCGGGAGTACAGCATCTCCCTCTACCTGTCCCCCTGCCCCTTCATCATCAACATGTTTGGCATTGCCTTTGAAACGGACGAATACTATGTTTTCGCACAGGAGTACGCTCTGGCAGGAGACCTCTTCGATATCATTCCTCCACAG gttgGTCTTCCTGAGGCGGTGGCAAAACGCTGTGTGCACCAAGTAGCCATTGCACTGGACTACCTGCACTGTAAGAAGCTGGTCCACAGGGACATCAAGCCTGAAAACATCCTCATTTTTGACAGAGAGTGTCGCAAGGTCAAGCTGTCTGACTTCGGCATGACCCGCCGGGCTGGCTCACCTGTGAAAAGA GTGAGCGGCACCATCCCCTACACGGCTCCAGAACTCTGCGATGTGTCCCGCCACGAGGGTTTCTGCGTGGACTACAGCACTGACGTCTGGGCCTTCGGCGTGCTGCTTTTCTGCATGCTGACTGGCAACTTCCCCTGGGAGAAGGCGCTGCCCTCCGACTCCTTTTACCAGGAGTTCATCCgctggcagaggaggaggacgaacACGGTGCCATCGCAGTGGAGGCGCTTCACCGAGCAGGCCCTCCGCATGTTCCGCCGGCTGCTCTCCGTGGAGCAGGACCGCCGCTGCTCCGTCAAAGAGGTGTTCGGGTACTTCAGTCACTCCTGGATGCTGGATGCcgagaacaacaacaacaacggcAATGGCAAcacaggaggtggaggtggtggagagagagttggcggtggaggaggaggaggtggaggaggtggaggaggtgtgcGAGGGGAGGTGGATGGCACCATCTCGTCGTCGTCCTCTggtgaggaggatgaagagctCCTGGTGGAGAGGATGAAGCAGCAGActttatctcctctctccccgCTGTCGCCCCTCTCTCCCATGTCTCCGGTGGCGGTGGAGAGGGGCAGCGGCGGTGGAGGGGCCAAAGGCGGGATGATGGAACCGGGCGGCGGCCACCATTTCGTGTCCGTCTCCACCAACAGCTCCGTGTCGTCCACCAACAGTTACGATCGAATGCCGCGAGAAAACAGTTCACCGGGCGGCCGCATGCTGGTGGCTACGCCCATAGAGATCTGCGTCTGA